Proteins encoded within one genomic window of Rutidosis leptorrhynchoides isolate AG116_Rl617_1_P2 unplaced genomic scaffold, CSIRO_AGI_Rlap_v1 contig229, whole genome shotgun sequence:
- the LOC139882117 gene encoding homeobox-leucine zipper protein PROTODERMAL FACTOR 2-like yields the protein MFQPNIFDSPQNMFSMGRDSDNDQFGELMRDEEYYETKSGTENIDVLSGGDDQDPNKHPKKKRHQRHTQHQIQEMEAFFKECPHPDDKQRKELGRELGLEPLQIKFWFQNKRTQIKAQHERSENQILKAENEKLRAENNRYKEALKNASCPNCGGPAALGEMSFDEQHLRIENARLKEEIDRISTTSSKYAGKSLSSLAHHLPSRSLDQLGSRNFRANSTGLVGEMNAYGAGDLLRSVSGPTEADKPMIVELAVSAMEELFKMAQAGEPLLVSTGENNISSSTTTDDQVILSEDEYARTFPRRIEPKPLGLRSEASRESALVIMNHMTLVEILMDVNQWSRVFCGIVSRAMTLEVLSTGVAGNYNGALQVMTAEFQLPSPLVPTRENYFVRYCKKHSDGIWAVVDVSLDNLTPSLVSKSRRRPSGCLIQELPNGYSKVTWVEHVEADDRSVHNIYKPLVASGLAFGAKRWVATLDRQCERLASSMANNIPAGDLYVITCPEGRKSMLKLAERMVTSFCTGVGASTAHAWTTLSATGSDDVRVMTRKSMDDPGRPPGIVLSAATSFWIPVPPKKVFDFLRDENSRSEWDILSNNGLVQEMAHIANGRDPGNCVSLLRVNSSNSNQSNMLILQESCTDSTGSYVIYAPVDIVAMNVVLSGGDPDYVALLPSGFAILPDGAPPNNNNGSSGLLLHDQQIDQVGSGGSLLTVAFQILIDSVPTAKLSLGSVATVNSLIKCTVERIKAAVICDPNV from the exons ATGTTTCAGCCAAACATTTTTGATAGTCCTCAAAATATGTTCAGTATGGGTAGAGACTCAGACAATGATCAATTTGGGGAGCTGATGAGAGATGAAGAATATTACGAGACGAAATCCGGCACTGAAAACATCGATGTCCTATCCGGCGGTGATGATCAAGATCCCAACAAACACCCTAAAAAGAAGCGTCACCAACGCCATACCCAGCACCAAATTCAAGAGATGGAAGC TTTTTTCAAGGAATGCCCCCATCCGGATGATAAGCAAAGGAAGGAACTCGGCCGTGAGCTAGGGTTAGAGCCCTTACAAATCAAATTTTGGTTCCAAAATAAGCGTACACAAATCAAG GCTCAGCATGAAAGGAGTGAGAACCAAATATTGAAGGCTGAGAATGAGAAACTCCGAGCAGAAAACAACAGGTACAAGGAAGCTCTTAAGAATGCTTCCTGCCCAAATTGTGGAGGACCAGCTGCTCTTGGTGAAATGTCTTTTGATGAACAACATCTTCGGATCGAAAATGCTCGACTTAAAGAAGAG ATTGATAGGATATCTACCACTTCTTCTAAATATGCCGGCAAGTCCTTGTCTTCACTTGCTCATCATCTACCTTCTCGTTCACTCGATCAGCTCGGATCCAGAAATTTCAGAGCAAACTCAACTGGCTTGGTAGGTGAAATGAACGCCTATGGAGCCGGAGACCTTCTGAGATCTGTCTCAGGGCCTACTGAGGCCGATAAGCCTATGATCGTGGAACTAGCTGTTTCAGCTATGGAAGAGCTTTTCAAAATGGCACAAGCTGGAGAACCCTTGTTGGTTTCAACCGGAGAGAATAACATTTCCAGTTCTACAACTACTGATGACCAGGTGATCCTAAGTGAAGATGAATATGCCAGAACCTTCCCTAGAAGAATCGAACCGAAGCCTCTAGGGCTAAGATCTGAAGCTTCAAGGGAATCCGCTCTTGTCATCATGAATCACATGACTCTTGTTGAGATACTCATGGATGTG AATCAATGGTCAAGAGTGTTCTGTGGCATTGTATCAAGAGCTATGACCCTTGAAGTTCTATCAACTGGCGTAGCAGGGAACTACAATGGAGCCTTGCAAGTG ATGACAGCAGAGTTCCAGCTCCCATCACCACTTGTTCCAACTCGTGAGAATTACTTTGTAAGGTATTGCAAGAAACACAGTGATGGTATTTGGGCAGTGGTTGATGTTTCTTTGGACAATTTGACCCCTAGCTTAGTTTCAAAGAGCCGAAGAAGGCCATCTGGCTGTTTGATCCAAGAACTTCCCAATGGATACTCAaag gTTACTTGGGTGGAACATGTTGAAGCTGATGACAGATCTGTTCACAATATATACAAGCCATTAGTTGCTTCAGGACTTGCTTTCGGAGCAAAACGATGGGTAGCCACATTAGACCGACAATGTGAAAGGCTAGCAAGTTCTATGGCCAATAACATTCCAGCTGGGGACCTTTACG TAATAACATGCCCAGAAGGAAGGAAGAGTATGCTGAAGCTAGCTGAAAGGATGGTGACCAGTTTCTGCACAGGTGTCGGAGCGTCGACTGCACACGCTTGGACCACACTATCAGCGACGGGCTCTGATGATGTCAGGGTGATGACAAGGAAAAGTATGGATGATCCAGGCAGGCCTCCAGGAATTGTGCTCAGTGCTGCTACTTCTTTCTGGATTCCTGTTCCACCCAAGAAGGTTTTTGATTTCCTTCGTGATGAAAATTCCCGGAGTGAG TGGGATATACTGTCAAACAATGGTCTAGTACAAGAAATGGCTCACATAGCTAACGGCCGTGATCCAGGGAATTGCGTTTCTCTGCTTCGTGTAAAC AGCTCAAATTCAAATCAAAGCAACATGCTAATCCTACAAGAGAGTTGTACCGATTCGACAGGGTCATACGTGATCTATGCCCCGGTAGATATTGTTGCGATGAACGTGGTGTTAAGCGGAGGCGACCCTGATTACGTTGCACTTTTGCCATCAGGTTTTGCTATACTCCCCGACGGGGcaccacctaataataataatggatcaTCAGGATTATTACTCCATGATCAACAAATAGATCAAGTCGGTTCCGGCGGTTCTCTACTGACCGTTGCATTCCAAATTCTCATCGACTCAGTGCCGACTGCTAAACTTTCTCTAGGCTCCGTCGCCACTGTTAACAGCTTGATCAAGTGTACCGTTGAGAGAATCAAGGCTGCTGTTAT